One window of the Corynebacterium glutamicum ATCC 13032 genome contains the following:
- a CDS encoding ATP-binding protein, translated as MTSEQALDPIHPGQFRLSRIQLINWGTFHGTVDIPVTREGILVTGGSGSGKSTLIDAITAVLLPQGKLRFNSAAQANTPRNKGRSLVTYIRGAWRAQEDPLQDQIVSTYLRPRATYSLVGLTYSNGEGVEHTLVAIFYLKSGHNLTSDISSYYGVFPVDQDINALLDFLKEGIDKRQIRAAFKEAIFSEQHSVFSGRFRSRLGISSEEALLLLHRAQSAKDLQSLDDLFRDYMLVEPDTFSIAKTAVEQFQDLEGAYEQVEDIKRQIHTLDPLVQLKNRREKAQQSKDHANALKKALPTVGNRIKKEEQETLVRQFTVEQTQAKSKVESAKIETDRAREMETLAHDNVKQIVGAQHGILSAKREGAVDKRRTISTARAGLDALVKGLGGAAPESAEELLELNNAARLTVDEYPAAREALESAGQRNVEDRTRAVDEFKAADQELSSLSKGSSNIEYRLLQVRENLCQDLGVSPRDMPFAGELIDPNNAEWEPVVQRILGGFAAEMLVPHGLLPRVRDWVNAKHLAALLKFNGVVTTGEYKTSRFPADSLIRKVDVVESPFRDWVNQELGKRFNIRCVRTPEELSALGPRDQGVTILGVRKFAQQTGDPTTRWEKDDRRKLGDRSTYRLGSTNDAKVETLRETVKAGKAVVQAADNRIAANRAELRELERQYQASQEILKVSWAQIDVESADAAIAELDRLLEELNNTPEATELSARHEAAKQTLARVSDLLVAAQSEETVASMNLKRAETELKRLESLPVAEVSEEIAREVEKLFLANTRRVHAANVDEQTIALREDLDKQIDANEAELRRCENQIVGILRSYIETWPANRADLQAEPEFVGEAINRLGELRSDRLAEFTAKFLGLMNEMSTRNLGQISRRLRDARREIEERIEPINASLAQSEFNEGRFLHIDIRDQSGPIVREFQQKLDAATSGDLGTSTEKQAFARYALIAEIISKLASHDSADARWRNTVLDTRRHVRFIGLERDSDGATVNTYVDSASLSGGQAQKLVFFCLAAALRYQLAEPGAHYPTYATVILDEAFDRADPAFTRQTMNVFHSFGFHMVLATPLKLIQTLGDYVGSTIVVSYTEKPNAQGAIQGNSSFSRIEK; from the coding sequence GTGACCAGCGAACAAGCTTTAGATCCTATCCACCCAGGTCAGTTCCGTCTTTCTCGGATTCAGTTGATCAACTGGGGAACCTTCCACGGAACGGTGGACATTCCTGTGACCAGGGAAGGAATCTTAGTTACCGGTGGTTCGGGATCAGGAAAATCCACGCTGATTGATGCGATCACGGCGGTATTGCTTCCGCAAGGAAAGCTGAGGTTTAACTCTGCCGCACAGGCTAATACTCCGCGGAATAAGGGACGCAGTTTGGTTACCTATATCCGTGGCGCTTGGCGTGCGCAGGAGGATCCGCTGCAGGATCAGATTGTCTCCACGTACCTACGTCCCCGCGCAACCTATTCGCTGGTTGGATTGACTTATTCCAACGGTGAAGGCGTCGAGCACACCTTGGTGGCTATTTTCTATCTGAAATCGGGACACAATTTAACCTCCGATATTTCTTCATATTATGGTGTGTTTCCCGTTGATCAAGACATCAATGCGCTGCTGGATTTCCTGAAAGAGGGCATCGATAAACGCCAGATCAGAGCTGCTTTCAAGGAAGCCATCTTTAGCGAGCAGCATTCTGTATTCTCCGGCAGGTTTAGAAGCCGTTTGGGGATCTCCAGTGAGGAAGCTTTGCTGTTGTTGCACCGCGCGCAGTCGGCGAAAGATCTTCAAAGCTTGGATGATCTATTTCGGGATTACATGCTGGTGGAACCGGATACGTTCAGCATTGCCAAAACTGCCGTGGAACAATTCCAAGACCTTGAAGGTGCTTATGAGCAGGTCGAAGATATTAAACGGCAGATCCACACCCTGGATCCTTTGGTGCAGCTGAAGAATCGGCGAGAGAAAGCGCAACAGTCCAAAGATCATGCCAATGCACTGAAGAAGGCGCTGCCGACTGTCGGGAATCGCATTAAGAAGGAAGAGCAAGAAACGCTGGTTCGACAATTTACTGTCGAGCAAACGCAGGCGAAGTCGAAGGTGGAGTCCGCCAAAATTGAGACAGATCGTGCCCGCGAAATGGAAACCCTCGCGCACGACAACGTCAAACAAATTGTGGGAGCGCAGCATGGAATTTTGAGTGCGAAGAGGGAGGGGGCCGTCGATAAGCGAAGAACAATTAGCACTGCGCGCGCTGGTCTGGACGCATTGGTTAAGGGGCTGGGCGGTGCGGCGCCGGAATCGGCGGAGGAGCTTTTGGAGCTCAACAACGCTGCGCGGCTGACCGTGGATGAGTATCCGGCGGCGAGGGAAGCGCTTGAATCTGCAGGTCAGAGGAATGTAGAGGACCGAACCCGTGCGGTTGATGAGTTCAAAGCGGCGGATCAAGAGCTGTCTTCTTTGAGTAAAGGCAGCAGTAATATTGAGTACCGTTTGCTGCAGGTGCGGGAAAATTTGTGTCAGGATTTGGGCGTGAGCCCGCGGGATATGCCCTTTGCCGGTGAGCTGATTGATCCGAATAATGCGGAATGGGAACCCGTTGTGCAGCGCATTTTGGGTGGTTTTGCTGCGGAAATGTTGGTTCCTCATGGGTTGTTGCCACGGGTTCGGGATTGGGTAAATGCCAAACATTTGGCAGCGCTGCTGAAATTCAACGGCGTGGTGACAACGGGGGAGTACAAAACCTCGCGTTTTCCGGCGGATTCCCTGATCCGAAAAGTTGATGTTGTGGAGTCGCCGTTTCGCGATTGGGTAAATCAAGAATTAGGCAAGCGTTTTAATATTCGGTGCGTGCGCACTCCTGAGGAATTGTCGGCGCTGGGGCCACGCGATCAGGGCGTGACCATTTTGGGTGTGCGAAAATTTGCGCAGCAGACAGGCGATCCGACGACGCGTTGGGAAAAAGATGATCGCCGAAAGCTGGGGGATCGTTCCACATACCGTTTGGGTTCCACCAATGATGCCAAGGTGGAAACGCTTCGGGAAACCGTGAAAGCTGGCAAAGCAGTTGTGCAGGCAGCTGATAATCGCATTGCTGCAAACCGCGCTGAGCTGCGGGAACTTGAACGGCAGTATCAAGCTTCGCAAGAAATTTTGAAAGTGTCGTGGGCTCAGATTGATGTGGAATCAGCCGACGCGGCGATTGCTGAGCTGGACCGATTGCTGGAAGAGCTGAACAACACTCCAGAGGCCACCGAGCTTTCCGCGCGGCATGAGGCGGCGAAGCAGACGCTCGCGAGGGTTTCTGACTTGCTTGTCGCAGCTCAGAGTGAGGAAACCGTGGCGTCGATGAACCTGAAACGCGCCGAAACTGAATTGAAACGGCTCGAAAGCCTGCCGGTTGCGGAGGTTTCTGAAGAAATCGCGCGGGAAGTGGAGAAACTATTTCTTGCCAACACCCGCCGGGTTCACGCCGCCAACGTGGATGAGCAGACCATTGCGCTGCGCGAGGATCTGGACAAACAAATCGATGCCAATGAGGCAGAACTTCGACGTTGTGAAAACCAAATTGTTGGCATTTTGCGCAGCTATATTGAAACGTGGCCTGCGAACCGCGCTGACTTACAAGCCGAACCTGAGTTTGTTGGTGAGGCCATCAACCGCCTCGGCGAGCTTCGCAGCGATCGTTTGGCAGAATTCACGGCCAAATTCCTAGGGCTCATGAACGAGATGTCCACCCGAAACCTCGGCCAAATCTCGCGGCGTCTACGTGATGCGCGCCGGGAAATCGAGGAGCGCATCGAGCCGATCAACGCCTCCTTGGCGCAGTCGGAATTCAACGAAGGTCGCTTCCTGCACATCGACATCCGTGATCAAAGTGGTCCGATTGTGAGGGAATTCCAGCAGAAACTTGATGCCGCTACCAGCGGTGACCTGGGAACCAGTACCGAGAAACAAGCCTTCGCCCGTTATGCGCTGATCGCTGAAATCATTTCCAAACTCGCCTCCCACGACTCCGCCGACGCCCGCTGGCGCAACACCGTTCTAGACACCCGCCGCCACGTTCGCTTCATCGGCCTCGAGCGCGATTCCGACGGCGCAACCGTCAACACCTACGTCGACTCCGCATCACTTTCAGGCGGACAAGCCCAGAAGCTGGTGTTTTTCTGCCTCGCCGCTGCCTTGCGCTACCAGCTAGCCGAACCCGGCGCCCATTATCCCACCTACGCCACCGTCATTCTGGACGAAGCCTTCGACCGCGCCGACCCCGCCTTCACCCGCCAAACCATGAACGTCTTCCACAGCTTCGGCTTCCACATGGTGCTCGCGACCCCGCTGAAACTTATCCAAACCCTCGGCGATTATGTCGGCTCCACCATCGTGGTCAGCTACACCGAAAAACCAAACGCCCAGGGCGCAATTCAGGGCAATTCCAGTTTCTCTAGGATCGAGAAATAA
- a CDS encoding DUF4194 domain-containing protein, with the protein MNDQLWEGDTGTLTFGSRKALVQLLKGPMVNALQHVEVWRAITTDQDALNAVLNNLFLELVLDEDAGVAFTRPANGRQEVLVGNNKTEAMPKVLRTETLSHFDTLIILILRQELTMAPPGERVIVDREEIREQVLLYRVDEERDEAKLAKRFDAAFRRIVDYSLAKKTETPERFEVSPALRQIFDADTVAGVRAEYEKFNKAAHDGNEEEQK; encoded by the coding sequence ATGAATGATCAGCTGTGGGAAGGCGACACTGGAACGCTGACTTTTGGGTCCAGGAAAGCTCTGGTGCAATTACTCAAAGGTCCCATGGTGAATGCTTTGCAGCATGTTGAAGTGTGGCGGGCTATCACCACAGATCAAGATGCGCTCAATGCTGTGCTTAACAATTTGTTCCTCGAGTTGGTTCTTGATGAGGATGCGGGTGTTGCATTTACTCGGCCTGCCAATGGTAGACAAGAAGTATTGGTTGGAAATAACAAAACTGAAGCGATGCCCAAAGTGCTGCGCACGGAGACGCTGTCGCATTTTGATACGTTGATCATTTTGATTCTGCGCCAAGAACTCACCATGGCGCCACCGGGGGAACGAGTCATTGTGGATCGTGAAGAAATCCGCGAACAAGTGTTGCTCTACCGCGTTGATGAAGAGCGAGATGAAGCCAAACTAGCTAAGCGATTCGACGCTGCATTTAGGCGCATCGTGGATTATTCATTAGCTAAAAAGACAGAGACACCTGAACGTTTTGAGGTCTCACCAGCACTGCGCCAGATTTTTGATGCCGACACTGTGGCAGGTGTGCGCGCTGAGTACGAAAAATTTAACAAAGCAGCCCATGATGGAAATGAAGAGGAACAGAAGTGA
- a CDS encoding DUF3375 domain-containing protein: MTVVSHALGFKRFRQESLELSLLRSDNFPVVLAVVAQYFPQGAIAKPASELYQLLSDDFRVLREEGFELPKSPSDYVSDWVKSRWFVRRPGSSQTGETVEPSEELLAVLDSVQRWDNPHRSISASRIESLTQALQTLALESDPSTAKRLAELERERDRIERQIEAVHAGEFEVLTTVQIGDRVADILDLAASIPADFARVRHELSDLNRKLRRQLLDPEDSRGDVLEEIFRGVDLIGDSDAGRSFNSFFDVLLDRERSSLIDRWIREVLGRDEAIDLDSKLRTGLYRIFRDMEDASFEVNGEMTGLARSLRHYVTTEEFAESRRMIQLLRDTRSAAAKAAEAGEVTSLNHMDTPLVRIGMDVRSIAGLKLKNPGEERVEDLPEPVEEQELDTEVLMEQIRASEIDFEELEEAVSLVLAEQSHATITEVLEHFPATQGLASIVGLLYLAMRDGVPTGRAQIVEWESDDATHRRRITGWQFIRGLNSEDLAESEMDK; the protein is encoded by the coding sequence ATGACCGTTGTATCGCACGCGCTTGGGTTTAAGCGATTTAGGCAGGAATCCCTGGAGCTGTCTTTGTTGCGCAGTGACAACTTTCCGGTGGTGCTCGCCGTGGTAGCGCAGTATTTTCCGCAGGGGGCTATCGCTAAGCCGGCCTCAGAGCTGTATCAGCTGCTCAGCGATGATTTTCGGGTGCTGCGTGAAGAAGGATTTGAGCTGCCGAAAAGCCCGTCGGATTATGTGAGTGATTGGGTGAAGTCCCGGTGGTTTGTGCGTCGTCCGGGTAGTTCGCAGACTGGTGAGACCGTGGAACCGAGTGAAGAGCTGTTGGCGGTGCTGGATTCGGTGCAGCGGTGGGATAACCCGCATCGAAGCATTTCGGCGTCTCGAATTGAATCGTTGACGCAGGCGTTGCAGACTTTGGCGTTGGAATCGGACCCCAGCACAGCGAAACGTTTAGCTGAGTTAGAGCGTGAACGCGACAGGATTGAACGCCAGATTGAAGCGGTCCACGCTGGTGAATTTGAAGTCCTCACCACCGTGCAGATTGGTGATCGGGTAGCAGATATTTTGGATCTAGCAGCATCTATTCCTGCAGATTTCGCCAGGGTAAGGCATGAGCTGAGCGATCTGAACCGGAAGCTGCGCAGGCAGTTGCTTGATCCTGAAGATTCCCGTGGTGATGTTTTGGAAGAGATCTTCAGGGGAGTTGATCTGATTGGGGATTCCGATGCGGGGCGCAGCTTCAATAGTTTCTTTGATGTTTTGCTCGATCGGGAACGCTCAAGTCTGATTGATCGATGGATCAGAGAAGTTCTGGGACGCGATGAGGCTATTGATCTGGATTCAAAATTAAGGACAGGGCTGTACCGAATTTTCCGGGATATGGAGGATGCCAGCTTCGAGGTCAACGGGGAAATGACAGGGCTGGCTCGAAGTTTGCGTCACTATGTCACTACCGAGGAGTTCGCAGAGAGCCGACGCATGATTCAGTTGCTTCGCGATACCCGCAGTGCCGCTGCTAAGGCCGCCGAGGCTGGTGAAGTGACCTCACTCAATCACATGGACACACCACTCGTGCGCATTGGTATGGATGTTCGCTCGATTGCGGGGTTGAAACTGAAGAACCCAGGTGAAGAACGCGTCGAAGATTTGCCTGAGCCAGTTGAAGAACAAGAACTAGACACTGAAGTCTTGATGGAACAAATTCGGGCAAGCGAGATTGATTTTGAGGAATTGGAAGAGGCTGTTTCTTTAGTTCTTGCCGAGCAATCGCACGCCACGATCACCGAGGTACTAGAACATTTCCCGGCAACGCAAGGTCTCGCCAGCATTGTTGGATTGTTATACCTGGCGATGCGTGATGGTGTTCCCACAGGTCGCGCGCAAATAGTGGAGTGGGAAAGTGATGATGCCACACACCGCCGGCGGATTACAGGATGGCAGTTCATCAGGGGTTTAAACAGTGAAGATTTGGCAGAAAGCGAGATGGATAAATGA
- the adhP gene encoding alcohol dehydrogenase AdhP: protein MTTAAPQEFTAAVVEKFGHDVTVKDIDLPKPGPHQALVKVLTSGICHTDLHALEGDWPVKPEPPFVPGHEGVGEVVELGPGEHDVKVGDIVGNAWLWSACGTCEYCITGRETQCNEAEYGGYTQNGSFGQYMLVDTRYAARIPDGVDYLEAAPILCAGVTVYKALKVSETRPGQFMVISGVGGLGHIAVQYAAAMGMRVIAVDIADDKLELARKHGAEFTVNARNEDSGEAVQKYTNGGAHGVLVTAVHEAAFGQALDMARRAGTIVFNGLPPGEFPASVFNIVFKGLTIRGSLVGTRQDLAEALDFFARGLIKPTVSECSLDEVNGVLDRMRNGKIDGRVAIRF from the coding sequence ATGACCACTGCTGCACCCCAAGAATTTACCGCTGCTGTTGTTGAAAAATTCGGTCATGACGTGACCGTGAAGGATATTGACCTTCCAAAGCCAGGGCCACACCAGGCATTGGTGAAGGTACTCACCTCCGGCATCTGCCACACCGACCTCCACGCCTTGGAGGGCGATTGGCCAGTAAAGCCGGAACCACCATTCGTACCAGGACACGAAGGTGTAGGTGAAGTTGTTGAGCTCGGACCAGGTGAACACGATGTGAAGGTCGGCGATATTGTCGGCAATGCGTGGCTCTGGTCAGCGTGTGGCACCTGCGAATACTGCATCACCGGCAGGGAAACTCAGTGCAACGAAGCTGAGTATGGTGGCTACACCCAAAATGGATCCTTCGGCCAGTACATGCTGGTGGATACCCGTTACGCCGCTCGCATCCCAGACGGCGTGGACTACCTCGAAGCAGCACCAATTCTGTGTGCAGGCGTGACTGTCTACAAGGCACTCAAAGTCTCTGAAACCCGCCCGGGCCAATTCATGGTGATCTCCGGTGTCGGCGGACTTGGCCACATCGCAGTCCAATACGCAGCGGCGATGGGCATGCGTGTCATTGCGGTAGATATTGCCGATGACAAGCTGGAACTTGCCCGTAAGCACGGTGCGGAATTTACCGTGAATGCGCGTAATGAAGATTCAGGCGAAGCTGTACAGAAGTACACCAACGGTGGCGCACACGGCGTGCTTGTGACTGCAGTTCACGAGGCAGCATTCGGCCAGGCACTGGATATGGCTCGACGTGCAGGAACAATTGTGTTCAACGGTCTGCCACCGGGAGAGTTCCCAGCATCCGTGTTCAACATCGTATTCAAGGGCCTGACCATCCGTGGATCCCTCGTGGGAACCCGCCAAGACTTGGCCGAAGCGCTCGATTTCTTTGCACGCGGACTAATCAAGCCAACCGTGAGTGAGTGCTCCCTCGATGAGGTCAATGGTGTGCTTGACCGCATGCGAAACGGCAAGATCGATGGTCGTGTGGCGATTCGTTTCTAA